From Acidobacteriota bacterium, one genomic window encodes:
- the rpsT gene encoding 30S ribosomal protein S20, with protein MANHVSSLKRARQTEAKTAVNRANKSKLRGTLRSLREAIAKGDAKTLGAAYSATVSVLDKSVQKGVLHKNTASRYKSRLNARVKAAVTKKAA; from the coding sequence ATGGCAAATCATGTTTCGTCCCTGAAGCGCGCCCGTCAGACCGAGGCCAAGACCGCGGTCAATCGCGCCAACAAGAGCAAGCTCCGTGGAACCCTGCGCTCCCTGCGCGAGGCGATCGCCAAGGGCGATGCCAAGACCCTCGGCGCTGCCTACAGCGCTACCGTCTCGGTGCTCGACAAGAGCGTCCAGAAGGGCGTCCTCCACAAGAACACCGCCAGCCGCTACAAGAGCCGCCTGAACGCCCGTGTGAAGGCCGCTGTCACCAAGAAGGCCGCCTAA
- a CDS encoding PhoH family protein, translating to MIRQAIEITPGIEPLYGTHDENLRLLENGLHVTIDLRSDAIHVTGNADSVARVERIFADFEALRKAGVNLHNGELHGMLKMVVADPSMTLRSLVDSGKQRSAGTKRMVNPRSPNQRKYVEAIEQNDMTFGIGPAGTGKTYLAVAMAVSALLAKKVSRIILVRPAVEAGEKLGFLPGSLQEKVDPYLRPLYDALYDLVDPIKIDKMLETNVIEVAPLAFMRGRTLNDAFIIMDEAQNTTTEQMKMFVTRLGNNSKAVITGDLTQTDLPNPKKSGLLEALQVLDGVEGIRFCQFEDVDVVRHHLVQRIVRAYDSYGRAQQELPLSMGDAMPEPVMTNGKSNPVGKPQ from the coding sequence TTGATTAGACAAGCCATCGAAATCACCCCCGGCATCGAACCTCTCTACGGAACCCACGACGAAAATCTACGCCTGCTTGAAAACGGGCTGCACGTCACGATCGATCTCCGGTCGGACGCGATCCACGTGACCGGAAACGCCGACAGCGTTGCCCGGGTGGAGCGCATCTTCGCGGACTTCGAGGCACTGCGTAAGGCGGGAGTGAACCTGCACAATGGGGAGCTCCACGGGATGCTGAAGATGGTGGTCGCCGATCCCTCGATGACCCTGCGGTCGCTTGTCGACTCAGGCAAGCAGCGATCGGCCGGTACAAAACGGATGGTGAACCCGCGCTCGCCCAACCAGCGCAAATATGTCGAGGCCATCGAGCAGAACGACATGACCTTCGGTATCGGCCCTGCCGGTACCGGCAAGACGTATCTCGCCGTAGCCATGGCAGTATCGGCTCTTCTGGCCAAAAAGGTCAGCAGGATTATTCTCGTTCGACCCGCCGTTGAAGCGGGCGAAAAACTTGGCTTCCTTCCCGGCTCGCTGCAGGAGAAGGTCGACCCCTACCTGCGCCCGTTGTACGACGCTCTGTACGATCTCGTCGACCCAATCAAGATCGACAAGATGCTGGAGACCAACGTCATCGAGGTCGCGCCGCTGGCCTTCATGCGCGGCCGCACCCTCAACGACGCCTTCATCATCATGGACGAGGCGCAGAACACGACGACCGAGCAGATGAAGATGTTCGTCACCCGTCTCGGCAACAATTCGAAGGCCGTGATCACCGGCGACCTGACGCAGACCGACCTTCCCAACCCGAAGAAGTCGGGCCTGCTGGAGGCCTTGCAGGTGCTCGACGGCGTCGAGGGCATTCGCTTCTGTCAATTTGAGGACGTCGATGTGGTGCGCCATCACCTGGTCCAGCGCATCGTTCGCGCCTACGACAGCTACGGACGCGCGCAGCAGGAGCTACCGCTCTCGATGGGCGATGCCATGCCCGAGCCGGTGATGACAAACGGCAAGAGCAATCCTGTCGGTAAACCTCAGTAA
- the ybeY gene encoding rRNA maturation RNase YbeY — MITIDPPSALPSESSLTKSGLTRFFNRARASVGLAGEIDVLLTTDAEIKRLNRTFRHKDKPTDVLSFPAPDEILKEHAGDLAISLETAAKQAASFGHSLGEEVRVLMLHGLLHLSGMDHETDRGEMAAREAELRMELKLPATLIERVSRPDAKTARGRRA, encoded by the coding sequence ATGATCACCATCGATCCTCCATCTGCTCTACCGAGCGAATCGTCGCTCACCAAATCGGGGCTGACGCGATTCTTCAACCGCGCCCGTGCCTCCGTTGGCCTTGCGGGCGAGATCGACGTGCTGCTCACAACAGATGCAGAGATCAAAAGGCTGAATCGCACCTTCCGTCACAAGGACAAGCCGACAGACGTTCTGAGCTTTCCCGCACCTGACGAAATCCTTAAGGAACACGCTGGCGATCTCGCCATCTCGCTCGAAACTGCGGCGAAACAGGCTGCCAGCTTCGGCCATTCGCTCGGCGAAGAGGTCCGCGTGCTGATGCTTCACGGCCTGTTGCATCTCTCGGGCATGGACCACGAGACAGACCGCGGCGAGATGGCCGCGCGTGAAGCCGAGCTGCGCATGGAGCTCAAGCTCCCGGCAACGCTGATCGAACGCGTCTCGCGCCCTGACGCGAAGACAGCGAGAGGACGCCGCGCTTGA